A genomic region of Brevibacillus sp. JNUCC-41 contains the following coding sequences:
- a CDS encoding NAD(P)/FAD-dependent oxidoreductase, with product MKYDVVVIGGGPSGLMAAIAAGEKGAHVLLVDKGEKLGRKLAISGGGRCNVTNRLSIDEIIQHIPGNGRFLYSAFSEFNNEDIIQFFEKLGVALKEEDHGRMFPVNDKAQSVVDALLTRLSNLKVTIYKNSPVAEVLYEHGKTSGVRLKDGQTIDTGAVVIAVGGKSVPHTGSTGDGYAWAKKAGHTITELFPTEVPVLSQETFIKDRTLQGLALRDVSLSVLNPKGKALITHQMDMLFTHFGVSGPAVLRCSQFVVKAMKKWNLSEVTMKLDALPDRNKEEVFQDIMKEIKAEPKKAIKNTLKGLVPERYLHFLLERSGIDLQEQGATISNEKIRHLAELCKDFQFGVHGTQPLEKAFVTGGGVSVKEIHPKEMASKLMAGLYFCGEILDIHGYTGGYNITSALVTGRLAGMNAAMHARS from the coding sequence TTGAAATATGATGTAGTGGTAATTGGCGGCGGTCCTTCCGGATTGATGGCAGCAATAGCTGCCGGGGAAAAAGGGGCACATGTCTTGTTAGTGGATAAGGGCGAGAAGCTTGGCAGGAAGCTAGCCATCTCGGGCGGCGGACGCTGCAACGTGACGAACAGGCTCTCAATCGATGAAATCATTCAGCATATCCCTGGAAACGGGCGATTTCTATACAGCGCTTTCTCAGAGTTCAATAATGAAGACATTATTCAATTCTTTGAAAAATTGGGCGTGGCCCTAAAAGAAGAGGACCATGGCCGGATGTTCCCCGTCAACGATAAAGCGCAAAGTGTCGTGGATGCCCTTCTGACGCGCCTGTCTAATTTAAAAGTAACGATCTATAAGAACTCTCCAGTGGCGGAAGTTCTCTATGAACATGGAAAAACAAGCGGCGTCCGGTTAAAAGATGGACAGACCATCGATACAGGTGCAGTCGTGATTGCAGTCGGCGGGAAATCAGTTCCCCACACCGGTTCGACCGGAGACGGCTACGCATGGGCTAAAAAGGCGGGGCATACGATTACCGAACTGTTCCCAACTGAAGTTCCCGTACTTAGCCAGGAAACATTCATTAAAGATCGAACACTCCAAGGTCTCGCACTTCGCGATGTTTCATTGAGTGTCCTTAACCCAAAGGGCAAGGCCCTGATCACACACCAAATGGATATGCTCTTCACCCATTTTGGCGTCTCCGGTCCAGCTGTTCTAAGATGCAGCCAATTCGTCGTGAAAGCGATGAAAAAATGGAACCTGTCGGAAGTGACAATGAAACTCGATGCCCTGCCGGACCGAAACAAGGAAGAGGTCTTCCAAGACATCATGAAGGAAATCAAGGCAGAACCGAAAAAAGCCATTAAAAATACTTTAAAAGGTTTAGTTCCTGAACGATACCTTCACTTTCTGCTTGAGCGAAGCGGCATCGACCTTCAAGAACAAGGAGCGACGATATCAAATGAAAAGATCCGCCACCTTGCAGAACTATGCAAGGACTTCCAATTCGGAGTACACGGCACCCAGCCTCTAGAAAAGGCCTTCGTCACGGGCGGGGGCGTATCCGTCAAAGAAATACACCCAAAAGAAATGGCATCCAAACTGATGGCCGGACTGTATTTTTGCGGTGAAATTCTGGATATACACGGATA
- a CDS encoding putative polysaccharide biosynthesis protein produces the protein MSSKFLKGAFILTLGAIISKVLGLFYVIPFEHMVGNKGATLYQYGYVPYTIFISFATAGMPLAVSKFISKYNALEEYAVGEKLFKSSLKLMLVTGFLAFLILYTMAPMFTGVFGVRQEDVKDVTEIIRAVSFALIFVPFMSIIRGFFQGHEAMEPTAISQVIEQIVRIVFLLAGVYVVLNVLDGELVRAIQIATFAATVGAVGGLVVLFWYWKKQKPYLDSLMKKDRGTMEISLKEIYKEIFLSSIPFIFVGIAMPMFQFADLLSFNKAMSSIGLQHVAEDALGVLNVYAQKLVLIPMTLATGFSMALLPSVTKAYVSEDSEELNRQLNQAFQILLFITIPAVVGMSVLADPIYSAFYSHDPLGISVLKAYAPVSILFALFSVSAAILQGINQQKYTVLSLLLGFLIKLSLNIPLIKMFETEGSVYATAFGYLAAVLLNLYVITYFTGYRYSLTIRRSVLISVFSVIMGLAAWGMNSLLSLWLTTEGRFQAILIVAVCAILGALIYAALSLKSKLAHRLFGARIDRLKAKLGL, from the coding sequence ATGTCATCTAAGTTTTTAAAAGGGGCTTTTATATTAACGCTGGGAGCGATCATTTCCAAGGTACTTGGTTTATTTTACGTCATCCCATTTGAACATATGGTTGGGAATAAAGGGGCAACCCTCTATCAATATGGGTACGTTCCATATACCATTTTCATTAGCTTTGCGACGGCAGGCATGCCGCTTGCTGTTTCTAAATTCATTTCGAAGTATAATGCGCTCGAGGAGTACGCCGTCGGTGAGAAGTTATTTAAATCGAGCCTGAAATTAATGCTTGTCACCGGTTTTCTCGCTTTTTTGATTCTCTATACGATGGCACCGATGTTCACTGGGGTCTTTGGGGTCAGGCAGGAAGATGTCAAAGATGTCACGGAGATCATACGGGCAGTCAGCTTCGCCTTGATTTTTGTACCATTCATGAGCATCATCCGCGGCTTCTTTCAAGGTCATGAGGCGATGGAGCCAACGGCCATATCTCAGGTAATCGAACAAATTGTCCGCATCGTGTTCCTTTTGGCCGGTGTGTATGTTGTTTTGAATGTCCTTGATGGAGAGTTAGTGAGAGCCATCCAAATAGCTACCTTCGCGGCGACGGTCGGGGCTGTCGGCGGTTTAGTGGTGTTATTTTGGTATTGGAAAAAACAAAAACCATATTTGGACAGCTTGATGAAGAAAGACCGGGGGACGATGGAAATTTCCCTGAAGGAAATCTATAAAGAAATATTTCTATCATCGATTCCTTTCATATTCGTCGGAATCGCGATGCCAATGTTTCAGTTTGCGGACTTATTATCTTTCAATAAGGCGATGTCGTCCATCGGGTTGCAGCATGTCGCAGAAGATGCCCTTGGGGTGTTGAATGTATATGCCCAGAAGCTTGTCTTGATTCCGATGACGCTTGCAACCGGGTTTTCAATGGCGCTTCTCCCTTCGGTGACGAAGGCATATGTAAGCGAGGATTCGGAAGAGTTAAACCGCCAGCTGAACCAAGCTTTTCAAATTTTGTTATTCATTACGATTCCGGCGGTCGTTGGCATGTCGGTGCTGGCCGATCCGATCTATAGTGCCTTTTACAGCCATGATCCACTCGGAATCAGTGTCCTGAAGGCATATGCGCCCGTTTCCATCTTGTTTGCGCTTTTCTCCGTTTCGGCGGCGATTTTACAAGGGATCAATCAGCAAAAATATACGGTGCTCAGCCTGCTTTTGGGCTTTTTAATCAAATTGAGCTTGAATATCCCGTTAATCAAGATGTTTGAAACGGAAGGATCCGTTTATGCTACGGCATTCGGCTATTTGGCTGCTGTGTTGCTGAATTTGTATGTCATTACCTACTTTACTGGATATCGTTACAGCCTTACCATCAGACGATCCGTTTTGATTTCCGTTTTTTCAGTGATAATGGGACTGGCTGCATGGGGCATGAACAGTTTATTATCGTTGTGGCTTACAACGGAAGGGCGATTCCAGGCGATTTTGATCGTGGCCGTTTGTGCAATTCTTGGAGCGCTCATTTATGCGGCGCTTTCCCTGAAAAGCAAACTTGCCCATCGTTTGTTCGGTGCCCGGATCGATCGGTTAAAAGCTAAATTAGGATTATGA